From the Fusarium musae strain F31 chromosome 11, whole genome shotgun sequence genome, one window contains:
- a CDS encoding hypothetical protein (EggNog:ENOG41), whose amino-acid sequence MTSPNLSLAEKLRAYSTCDVSGALLKVGVPHGGFLPNLSMWSPLRQEGDKKLIGPAYTVKFVRNTQTNAPKLKEHYIDTIPKDHVVFISAPHGIFNAVYGGLMSTRAKYSGAVGTVVDGTFRDLQDHRKLDYQVFARNVGTPSFYEVARPSEVNVPVKLQDPALDATINPGDIIFGDLNGVVCVPKELLPKIVEILPAQVEADDNMARDIAQGKTFTDAKKKYR is encoded by the exons ATGACATCTCCAAACCTTTCGCTGGCTGAGAAGCTTCGCGCGTACTCCAC ATGCGACGTGTCAGGCGCGTTGCTCAAAGTGGGCGTTCCTCATGGCGGTTTTCTTCCCAACTTGAGCATGTGGTCACCTCTCAGACAAGAAGGCGACAAAAAGCTCATCGGACCGGCATACACTGTCAAGTTTGTTCGCAACACTCAGACCAATGCAccaaagctcaaggagcATTAC ATTGATACTATCCCAAAAGATCATGTAGTCTTCATCTCGGCGCCTCatggcatcttcaacgcTGTGTATGGTGGTTTGATGAGTACCCGTGCCAAGTATTCTGGAGCTGTCGGCACGGTTGTCGACGGTACTTTTCGAGATTTGCAGGATCATCGCAAATTAGACTACCAA GTATTTGCTCGCAATGTCGGTACGCCGAGCTTTTATGAGGTTGCTCGCCCCAGTGAG GTTAATGTGCCTGTGAAGTTGCAGGATCCTGCTCTTGATGCCACGATAAACCCTGGGGATATCATATTTGGAGATTTAAATGGCGTTGTCTGCGTGCCGAAGGAACTTCTCCCAAAGATCGTTGAGATTTTGCCAGCACAGGTTGAGGCTGACGATAATATGGCGCGGGATATTGCTCAGGGCAAGACATTTACTGATGCAAAGAAAAAGTATCGCTGA
- a CDS encoding hypothetical protein (EggNog:ENOG41), with translation MSGLAAFRSGRSDELQDLAEQHFQHDLNDDDREILRRAGSKVSNHAKIGSLLGVGLGVLAAFRLRKMRLTYFNAFKAMEKPVEVRFADGRTEPIPDITAHLTPSKWGDAATYFFFSVGGLFIGGEAGLLSGTASASRTITKNPEAKERIEKAWKNYRIDAMKQEIRKLEGKEGKSKLAQLFSS, from the exons ATGTCCGGTCTTGCCGCTTTTCGATCTGGGCGGAGTGATGAGCTCCAGGACCTAGCGGAGCAGCACTTTCAGCATGA CTTGAATGACGACGATCGGGAAATCTTGAGACGCGCCGGGAGTAAAGTGTCAAACCACGCCAAAATCGGATCGCTGCTCGGCGTTGGTCTGGGCGTCTTGGCTGCTTTTCGACTGCGAAAGATGCGATTGACGTACTTCAATGCCTTCAAAGCCATGGAGAAGCCTGTAGAGGTCAGATTTGCAGATGGTCGTACAG AACCTATCCCGGATATCACCGCTCACCTTACACCATCCAAGTGGGGTGACGCAGCCacgtacttcttcttctccgtgGGCGGCTTATTCATCGGTGGTGAAGCAGGTCTTTTGTCCGGCACCGCATCGGCGTCACGCACTATCACCAAGAACCCTGAGGCGAAGGAGCGGATAGAAAAGGCATGGAAGAACTACCGCATTGATGCGATGAAGCAGGAGATTAGAAAGTTGGAGGGCAAGGAGGGCAAGTCAAAGCTTGCGCAACTCTTCAGTTCatga